GGCAACAGCTTCCCGTGTATTCTCCTGCAATTCAAATGATGCGTCTTCCGACAACCACTGGAATATTTCCATTAGTTCGGAAGCTTCTACCGACAGCGCCATAGCCAGATTTTTAGGCGAATGAAACTTTTCCCAATCTCTCACCTTGGCAAAACCACGCAAATACTGCTGTACATCTGCCAGTGTTTCGAAATCTTTCATGTAGAGCCCTCCCTGAATGCGATATAGACTACCAGTTAATCATTCTAACGCGTTGTTTTCAGCAATTTTGAACCTAACTGCTAGAATTAACAGGTTATAAAAACGAAAAAAA
The Teredinibacter franksiae DNA segment above includes these coding regions:
- a CDS encoding nucleotide pyrophosphohydrolase, which codes for MKDFETLADVQQYLRGFAKVRDWEKFHSPKNLAMALSVEASELMEIFQWLSEDASFELQENTREAVASEMADVLLYLVRMADQLNIDLMHAATNKAHVNEARYPAEQVRGSAKKYNQY